A stretch of Alkalicella caledoniensis DNA encodes these proteins:
- the queA gene encoding tRNA preQ1(34) S-adenosylmethionine ribosyltransferase-isomerase QueA has translation MEVKDYDFYLPEKLIAQKPSERRDHSRLLVLSKESGNIEHKSFYECLEFLNPNDLIIFNDTKVLPARLFGNKVSGGKVEVMLLNEVAKGTWECLAKPGKKLKEGTQILFSHGLEGIVEDDTEFGGKTIKFNMHGLDFLEAIDKIGELPLPPYIKEKPEDYGRYQTVYAQNVGAVAAPTAGLHFTEELLDKINAKGVETSFITLHVGLGTFRPVQVEKIEEHKMHSEFYSISKETVEAIKKCKERKGRVVAVGTTVVRTLETIANLNDELTPTSGWTDIFIYPGYNFKIVNGLFTNFHLPKSTLVMLVSAFAGKEKVMNAYSEAVTEEYRFFSFGDGMLIL, from the coding sequence GTGGAAGTAAAAGATTATGATTTTTATTTACCGGAAAAATTAATAGCTCAAAAACCATCAGAAAGGCGGGATCACTCCCGCCTATTAGTGCTTTCAAAGGAAAGTGGAAATATAGAACACAAATCTTTTTATGAGTGTCTCGAGTTTCTCAATCCCAATGATCTGATTATTTTTAATGACACTAAAGTTTTACCAGCAAGACTTTTCGGAAATAAAGTTTCAGGTGGTAAAGTTGAAGTGATGTTGTTAAATGAAGTAGCTAAAGGGACTTGGGAATGCCTTGCAAAACCAGGCAAAAAATTAAAAGAAGGGACTCAAATACTTTTTTCCCATGGACTAGAAGGGATTGTGGAGGATGACACCGAATTTGGTGGTAAGACCATAAAATTTAACATGCATGGATTAGATTTTTTAGAAGCTATCGACAAGATAGGAGAGTTACCCCTTCCACCTTATATAAAAGAGAAACCCGAAGATTACGGAAGATATCAAACTGTATATGCTCAAAATGTAGGAGCAGTAGCTGCTCCTACTGCTGGACTTCACTTTACAGAAGAGTTACTAGATAAGATTAATGCTAAAGGTGTAGAGACTTCCTTTATAACTTTACACGTTGGGCTAGGCACTTTTAGACCAGTCCAAGTGGAAAAAATAGAAGAACATAAAATGCATAGTGAGTTTTACTCAATATCTAAAGAAACAGTTGAAGCTATCAAAAAATGTAAAGAAAGAAAAGGGCGAGTAGTAGCAGTTGGTACAACTGTAGTAAGGACACTTGAAACCATAGCTAACTTAAATGATGAGCTAACTCCCACATCTGGTTGGACTGATATATTTATTTATCCTGGGTATAATTTTAAAATAGTAAACGGTTTATTCACTAACTTTCATTTGCCAAAGAGCACTTTGGTTATGTTAGTAAGTGCCTTTGCAGGGAAAGAAAAAGTCATGAATGCATATTCAGAAGCTGTTACTGAAGAATATCGTTTCTTTAGCTTCGGTGATGGTATGTTGATATTGTAG
- the tgt gene encoding tRNA guanosine(34) transglycosylase Tgt has translation MAVTYELLKECPETGARAGILHTPHGQIETPIFMPVGTLATVKTMDPRDLKEIGSQIILSNTYHLYLRPGHELVKEAGGLHSFMNWDRPILTDSGGFQVFSLGDLRKITEEGVQFKSHIDGSKHLFTPERVMEIQNALGSDIIMAFDECTPYPATHEYAKQSLERTTRWLKRCKEAHKNTEKQALFGIIQGGMYLDLRTQSAEEILALDLPGYAVGGLSVGEPKDEMYKVLEHTVPMMPKNKPRYLMGVGSDDALLEGVYRGIDMFDCVLPTRIARNGTAMTSHGRVVVRNASYSKDFTSLDHNCDCYVCKNYTRAYLRHLIKCNEILGFKLISYHNLYYLLNLMRNVRQSILDGTFAQFYKENINKINEGMGREKCRS, from the coding sequence ATGGCAGTTACATACGAACTTCTCAAAGAATGCCCTGAGACAGGGGCTAGGGCTGGTATTCTACATACCCCCCATGGTCAAATAGAAACACCAATTTTTATGCCTGTGGGAACATTGGCCACAGTAAAAACCATGGATCCAAGGGATCTAAAAGAAATAGGTTCACAGATTATCCTTAGTAATACCTATCACCTTTATCTAAGACCTGGTCATGAACTTGTAAAAGAAGCAGGGGGATTGCATTCCTTTATGAACTGGGACCGTCCCATCTTGACTGACAGCGGTGGTTTTCAAGTTTTTAGTTTAGGAGATCTTAGAAAAATAACTGAAGAGGGTGTACAATTTAAATCACACATAGATGGTTCAAAACATCTATTCACACCAGAAAGGGTTATGGAGATACAAAATGCATTGGGATCTGACATAATCATGGCCTTTGATGAGTGCACTCCATATCCAGCGACCCATGAATACGCTAAGCAATCCCTAGAACGTACAACTAGATGGCTAAAAAGATGTAAAGAAGCTCATAAAAACACAGAAAAACAAGCACTTTTTGGAATAATCCAAGGTGGGATGTACTTAGATTTGAGAACTCAAAGTGCAGAGGAAATCCTTGCTTTAGACTTACCTGGATATGCAGTTGGAGGACTAAGTGTGGGTGAGCCAAAAGACGAGATGTATAAGGTCTTAGAGCACACTGTACCTATGATGCCGAAAAACAAACCAAGATATCTTATGGGAGTAGGATCTGATGACGCGTTGCTCGAAGGGGTATATAGAGGAATAGATATGTTTGACTGTGTGCTTCCCACAAGGATAGCTAGAAACGGGACAGCAATGACAAGCCATGGAAGGGTTGTAGTGAGAAATGCAAGTTATTCAAAAGACTTTACCTCCCTTGATCATAACTGTGACTGCTATGTTTGTAAAAACTACACTAGAGCATACCTAAGGCACCTGATAAAGTGTAATGAAATATTAGGCTTCAAACTAATTTCATATCACAACCTGTATTACTTGCTTAATCTTATGAGAAATGTCCGTCAATCAATCTTAGATGGTACATTTGCTCAGTTTTATAAAGAAAATATCAATAAAATTAATGAAGGGATGGGGAGAGAAAAATGCAGGAGTTAA
- the yajC gene encoding preprotein translocase subunit YajC, which produces MQELINTLISFSPMILVFVVFWFFLIRPQQKQQKERQNMLSQLKVGDKVITIGGIYGTITEIKETKLTIRIAEKVEVKAERFAIDKIIA; this is translated from the coding sequence ATGCAGGAGTTAATTAATACTTTGATTTCATTTTCACCAATGATTTTAGTTTTCGTTGTTTTTTGGTTCTTTCTAATTAGACCACAACAAAAACAACAAAAAGAAAGACAAAACATGCTTAGCCAACTTAAAGTTGGTGATAAAGTTATCACTATCGGTGGTATCTATGGAACTATAACAGAGATAAAAGAGACAAAACTTACAATCAGAATTGCAGAAAAAGTAGAAGTAAAAGCAGAAAGATTCGCTATTGATAAAATCATAGCATAA
- a CDS encoding TIGR04086 family membrane protein, with amino-acid sequence MAKYRRSRKRKHQPEGTSGVKPYLVGLAFSIIITLILFLIWSLVLAVSSISDSTVEYFVLGALIISTFGGGFICAMGTRKKGWISGGIVGVLYALLLLIFGSGMADTSLSLMSLFNIGLAFIVGGIGGTVALNS; translated from the coding sequence ATGGCAAAATACAGGAGGTCTAGGAAAAGAAAGCACCAACCTGAGGGCACTTCAGGAGTAAAACCATATCTTGTGGGCTTAGCCTTTAGTATTATAATAACTTTAATACTTTTTCTAATATGGTCATTGGTTCTTGCAGTTTCATCAATATCTGATAGTACAGTGGAGTACTTCGTGCTAGGGGCATTAATTATTAGTACTTTCGGTGGAGGCTTTATTTGCGCAATGGGTACACGTAAAAAAGGATGGATCTCAGGTGGAATAGTAGGTGTTTTATATGCACTGCTGTTATTGATATTTGGTAGCGGGATGGCAGATACCAGCCTATCATTAATGTCATTATTTAATATCGGTTTAGCTTTCATCGTTGGTGGGATCGGCGGTACAGTTGCATTAAATTCATAA
- a CDS encoding alpha/beta-type small acid-soluble spore protein encodes MASRRRRQYALPEAAQVMERFKYETAEELGLADKVRQVGWENMTTRECGMVGGMMVKKMIEATGKYTLDD; translated from the coding sequence TTGGCTAGCAGAAGAAGAAGACAGTATGCTTTGCCTGAAGCCGCCCAGGTGATGGAACGTTTCAAGTATGAAACTGCCGAAGAACTTGGGTTAGCCGATAAGGTCCGTCAGGTGGGGTGGGAAAACATGACTACTAGAGAATGTGGAATGGTGGGTGGTATGATGGTAAAAAAAATGATTGAAGCCACCGGGAAGTACACTCTAGATGACTAG
- a CDS encoding DUF1538 domain-containing protein, producing the protein MNLFIEKFKEVLYSVIPVSIIVLVLNFTFVPLPFAVLIRFIIGAVFIILGLTIFLLGVDLGITPLGSMAGSNLTKSNRLWVVVASGIVLGFFISIAEPGLLVLANQIDFITDGQISNISILIVVSLGLAIMVAFGLIRTVFNIPLYKILSILYFLILILSFFATPEFLAIAFDASGATTGVLAVPFILALAIGISSMKKDSKSSEKDSFGLVSIASVGAILSVLILNFFSGATEFSANLELEVSETSSVFRPFFNEIIPVMLESFLAILPLLIILTVLQKIAFKLTKRAYLRILKGFIYAFFGLLLFLVGVNAGFMEVGSIIGYTIASFDNSFYLIIIGFVLGIVTILAEPAVHVLTHQIEDVTSGYVKRVAVLTALAIGVGLAIALSMLRIIIPSIQLWHYLLPGYILAISLTYIVPKLFVGIAFDAGGVATGPMTATFILAFTHGAADAVEGADLLIDGFGMIAMVALTPIITLQILGYIFNIKSKKGGLPENE; encoded by the coding sequence TTGAATCTATTCATAGAGAAATTTAAGGAGGTTCTATATTCTGTAATACCAGTCTCAATTATTGTTTTAGTATTGAATTTTACATTTGTGCCGCTTCCCTTTGCAGTCTTAATAAGATTTATAATAGGAGCTGTATTTATTATATTAGGTTTAACCATATTTCTACTGGGTGTTGACTTAGGTATAACGCCATTGGGAAGTATGGCTGGATCGAATTTAACAAAATCAAACAGGCTATGGGTAGTAGTGGCTTCTGGTATCGTTTTAGGCTTCTTTATATCAATAGCTGAACCAGGGCTACTTGTGCTCGCAAATCAGATAGACTTTATAACTGACGGACAAATTTCTAATATAAGCATTTTAATAGTTGTATCTTTGGGACTTGCAATTATGGTGGCATTTGGTCTTATTAGAACAGTATTCAATATTCCTTTATATAAAATACTATCTATTTTGTACTTTCTGATACTTATACTATCTTTTTTTGCCACTCCTGAATTTTTAGCTATAGCTTTTGATGCTTCTGGTGCCACAACTGGGGTACTAGCAGTTCCCTTTATTTTAGCCCTTGCAATCGGTATTTCCTCAATGAAAAAGGATAGTAAGTCGTCTGAAAAAGATAGCTTTGGTTTGGTTTCCATAGCTTCTGTAGGTGCAATTTTATCTGTTTTAATCCTTAATTTTTTTTCTGGCGCAACTGAGTTTTCTGCTAATCTAGAACTTGAAGTCAGCGAAACATCTTCTGTTTTTAGACCTTTTTTTAATGAAATAATCCCAGTTATGTTAGAAAGTTTTTTGGCAATTTTACCACTCTTGATTATACTTACAGTACTTCAGAAAATAGCATTTAAATTAACAAAGAGAGCCTACCTAAGAATTTTAAAAGGTTTTATTTATGCATTCTTTGGTTTGTTGCTTTTTTTAGTAGGTGTAAATGCAGGTTTTATGGAAGTGGGGAGCATCATTGGGTATACAATTGCTTCATTTGATAATTCTTTTTATCTTATTATAATAGGATTTGTATTAGGAATTGTAACTATCCTTGCAGAACCAGCTGTCCATGTTTTGACACATCAGATTGAAGATGTTACCAGTGGATATGTTAAGAGAGTAGCTGTACTGACTGCATTGGCAATAGGAGTGGGATTAGCTATAGCGTTGTCTATGCTAAGAATAATTATTCCAAGTATACAGCTATGGCATTATCTTTTGCCAGGTTACATTCTAGCAATATCCCTGACGTATATTGTCCCTAAACTATTTGTTGGTATAGCATTTGATGCCGGTGGTGTTGCAACAGGGCCTATGACAGCTACATTTATTTTAGCCTTTACACATGGGGCAGCTGATGCAGTTGAAGGTGCAGATCTCCTAATAGATGGTTTTGGTATGATTGCAATGGTTGCTTTAACACCGATAATAACACTACAAATACTTGGTTATATATTTAATATTAAGTCTAAAAAAGGAGGGTTACCGGAAAATGAGTGA
- a CDS encoding P-II family nitrogen regulator: MSEITGVELLWVIVRFGLGSKILKCAKESGIKGGTVFLGKGTIQNSILQFLELSEVRREIVLMAADSSTIELAVNKLDDKFKFYKPNHGIAFTTSLRSILGTKNVSLNENLERGVNIPMYNVILTIVDRGKGQEVVEAANKAGSRGATIINGRGSGIHETNKLFAMEIEPEKELVLIISQSESTEAITESIKNELKIDEPGNGVIFIQDVEKTYGLY, encoded by the coding sequence ATGAGTGAAATAACAGGGGTTGAGTTGCTTTGGGTCATTGTAAGGTTTGGCCTAGGTAGCAAAATATTGAAATGTGCAAAAGAGAGCGGAATAAAAGGTGGAACAGTATTTTTGGGAAAGGGAACTATCCAAAATTCTATTTTACAGTTTTTAGAGTTATCAGAAGTTAGGAGAGAAATTGTTTTAATGGCTGCAGATAGCTCCACCATTGAGTTAGCTGTAAATAAACTTGATGATAAGTTTAAATTTTACAAACCAAATCACGGTATAGCCTTTACTACGTCACTTAGAAGTATTTTAGGAACTAAAAATGTGTCTTTAAATGAAAACTTAGAAAGAGGTGTTAACATACCTATGTATAACGTGATACTAACAATAGTGGACCGAGGTAAAGGACAAGAAGTTGTAGAGGCTGCAAATAAGGCTGGTTCTCGAGGTGCTACAATTATCAATGGGCGAGGATCAGGTATCCATGAGACGAATAAACTGTTTGCAATGGAGATAGAACCTGAAAAAGAATTAGTGCTTATTATAAGTCAGAGTGAGTCCACAGAGGCTATTACAGAATCAATTAAAAATGAGCTTAAAATTGATGAACCAGGAAATGGAGTAATATTTATTCAAGATGTAGAAAAAACTTATGGGCTATATTAA
- a CDS encoding ABC-F family ATP-binding cassette domain-containing protein: MSILTVKNLTHGFGDRAIFNDVSFRLLKGEHIGFIGANGEGKSTFMNLITGKLEPDEGQIEWSKRVRVGYLDQHSILEKGTSIRDALRTAFQYLFDLETEGNEICEKMAEASPEELEKLMDEFGVIQDTLTNNDFYLIDAKVEEIAKGLGLDGVGLEKDVNDLSGGQRTKVLLAKLLLEKPDILLLDEPTNYLDEQHIEWLKRYLQAYENAFILISHDIPFLNSVINLIYHVENQQVNRYVGDYDNFIQAHETKKQQLESAYKRQQQEIEDLKDFVARNKARVSTRNMAMSRQKKLDKMDVIELAKEKPKPEFNFKYSRASGKMIFEAKDLVIGYTEPLSRPLNLYMERGQKIALVGANGLGKTTLLRSILGEIKALSGSVTLGDNLRMGYFEQEIKDANYNTCIEEFWADFPGFTQFEVRAALAKCGLTTKHIESKVVVLSGGEQAKVRLCKLINKETNLLILDEPTNHLDVDAKDELKRALKEYKGSILIICHEPEFYRDVVTEVWNCEDWTTKLA, encoded by the coding sequence ATGAGTATTTTAACAGTGAAGAACTTGACCCATGGTTTTGGAGATAGGGCTATTTTTAATGATGTTTCTTTTCGTTTGTTAAAGGGTGAACATATAGGCTTTATCGGTGCTAATGGAGAAGGAAAGTCAACGTTTATGAATTTAATTACAGGTAAGTTAGAGCCCGATGAGGGACAGATTGAGTGGTCTAAGCGTGTCCGTGTAGGTTATTTGGACCAGCACTCTATTTTGGAAAAAGGTACTAGTATCCGCGACGCATTAAGAACAGCTTTTCAGTATCTCTTTGATTTAGAAACTGAGGGGAATGAGATCTGCGAGAAAATGGCTGAAGCTTCTCCTGAGGAACTTGAGAAACTCATGGATGAGTTTGGTGTTATTCAAGACACTTTGACTAATAACGATTTTTATCTTATTGATGCAAAGGTTGAAGAGATAGCAAAGGGGCTAGGCCTTGATGGAGTTGGTCTTGAAAAGGATGTTAATGATCTTAGTGGTGGCCAAAGAACTAAAGTTCTTTTGGCAAAGCTGCTTTTGGAAAAGCCTGATATTCTGCTTTTGGACGAGCCCACAAACTACCTTGATGAACAGCATATTGAGTGGCTGAAGAGATATTTACAAGCTTATGAAAATGCCTTTATTCTTATTTCTCATGATATACCATTTTTAAATAGCGTCATTAACCTTATCTATCATGTGGAGAATCAACAAGTAAATAGATATGTTGGTGATTATGATAATTTTATTCAGGCCCATGAGACTAAAAAGCAACAACTTGAGTCTGCATATAAGAGACAGCAACAGGAAATTGAAGACTTAAAAGACTTTGTAGCAAGAAATAAAGCTAGGGTTTCAACGAGAAATATGGCCATGTCCCGTCAGAAAAAGCTTGATAAAATGGACGTTATTGAGTTGGCTAAAGAAAAACCAAAGCCGGAGTTTAATTTCAAGTATTCTAGGGCTTCTGGAAAGATGATCTTTGAAGCTAAGGATTTAGTAATTGGTTATACGGAGCCTCTGTCCCGCCCGTTGAATCTTTATATGGAGAGGGGACAAAAAATAGCCCTTGTTGGTGCTAATGGGCTAGGTAAGACTACTTTATTACGTAGTATCCTTGGGGAAATTAAAGCTCTATCTGGTTCTGTTACTTTAGGTGATAATCTGCGTATGGGTTATTTTGAGCAAGAGATCAAAGATGCAAATTATAATACTTGTATTGAAGAGTTTTGGGCTGATTTCCCTGGGTTTACTCAGTTTGAGGTTAGAGCTGCTTTAGCTAAATGTGGCCTTACCACCAAGCATATTGAAAGTAAGGTTGTTGTGCTAAGTGGTGGAGAGCAAGCTAAGGTGAGACTATGTAAACTTATAAACAAAGAAACTAACTTGCTTATCCTTGATGAGCCTACTAATCACTTGGATGTTGACGCAAAGGATGAACTGAAGAGAGCTCTTAAAGAGTATAAGGGCAGTATCCTAATTATATGCCATGAGCCTGAGTTTTATAGAGATGTGGTTACAGAAGTGTGGAATTGTGAAGATTGGACAACTAAATTAGCATAA
- the asnB gene encoding asparagine synthase (glutamine-hydrolyzing): MCGINGIYNFDLGINKDNSLIKRMAGNMLHRGPDNNGFFNDKRVSLGFRRLSIIDISGANQPISNEDGSLKLLCNGEIYNYKELREMLISKGHRFSTNGDAETIIHLYEEYGKDLVKYLRGMFAFIIYDIIKDKIILGRDHFGIKPLYYTVNDDMFACSSELKSVILTLKNKDIDNESLAYYLTYQYVPLSKTMVKDIFRLLPGHTLEVDKNGVKVERYWQAEFSSVQKPKDEYIEEIKDVLRDSVNVHMQSDVPVGAYLSSGIDSTVITSLMTKIKDINTFSVGFEGKQNECDYSTETARLLKTNHHKWVISQQDYFKALRDYIWYIDEPVADPSAVALYLLSKLASQHVKVVLSGEGADELFGGYRIYAEPQSLRGVGSLPSAVRKAGLSVLKPLPKFYGKNYLQRACTDLNRRFVGNAKIFVDEVKDVLVSIPENYSSPFDLTDPFYKESEHLDCVKRMQLIDINFWMPGNILVKADKMTMANSIELRVPFLDIKVFDVARKIPSEYNITPQTTKVILREAIKDFVPDHIINRPKLGFPVPLAHWIRGDFGKECINSIRESNIGKYINLEYVEKLYNDHKNGSANNARKIWTIYILAMWYKRFILSDIF; encoded by the coding sequence ATGTGTGGAATCAATGGTATATACAACTTTGATTTAGGTATCAATAAGGATAATTCTTTGATTAAAAGGATGGCAGGAAACATGCTGCATCGTGGCCCAGATAATAACGGGTTTTTCAATGACAAGAGGGTATCATTAGGCTTTCGCCGCCTTTCCATTATTGATATCTCTGGGGCCAATCAGCCTATTTCAAATGAAGATGGTAGCTTGAAGTTATTGTGTAATGGTGAGATATATAACTATAAGGAACTTAGGGAAATGCTTATTAGCAAGGGGCATCGTTTTTCCACCAATGGTGATGCAGAGACTATCATCCACCTCTATGAAGAGTATGGGAAGGATTTGGTTAAATATTTACGTGGAATGTTTGCTTTTATAATCTACGATATTATTAAAGATAAAATTATTCTTGGAAGGGACCACTTTGGTATAAAGCCTTTATATTATACTGTAAATGACGACATGTTTGCCTGTTCCTCAGAATTGAAAAGTGTAATTTTGACTCTAAAAAATAAGGACATTGATAACGAGAGTTTGGCATACTATCTTACTTACCAATACGTTCCTCTAAGTAAAACCATGGTCAAAGATATTTTCAGGCTACTTCCTGGGCATACCTTAGAGGTTGATAAAAATGGTGTTAAAGTTGAGAGATACTGGCAAGCAGAGTTTTCTTCTGTTCAAAAACCTAAGGATGAGTATATAGAGGAGATCAAGGATGTACTAAGGGATTCAGTTAATGTACACATGCAAAGTGACGTACCTGTGGGTGCATATTTATCTAGTGGTATAGACTCCACGGTGATAACTTCACTAATGACCAAAATTAAGGATATTAATACTTTTTCAGTTGGTTTTGAGGGTAAGCAAAATGAGTGTGATTATTCAACTGAAACCGCTAGGCTCCTTAAAACTAATCATCATAAGTGGGTTATAAGTCAGCAGGACTATTTTAAAGCTTTGAGGGACTACATTTGGTATATTGATGAACCTGTAGCAGATCCTTCAGCTGTGGCACTATACCTTTTATCTAAATTAGCTTCCCAACATGTGAAAGTTGTTTTATCAGGTGAGGGTGCAGATGAGTTATTTGGGGGGTATCGTATTTATGCAGAACCACAATCATTAAGAGGCGTGGGTTCCCTTCCCAGTGCTGTTAGAAAAGCAGGCCTTTCTGTTCTAAAACCTCTACCTAAGTTCTATGGTAAGAATTATTTACAGCGGGCTTGCACAGATTTAAATCGTCGGTTTGTAGGTAATGCTAAAATATTTGTTGATGAAGTAAAGGATGTTTTGGTATCTATTCCAGAAAACTATTCATCTCCTTTTGATCTAACAGATCCTTTTTATAAGGAGAGTGAGCATCTAGATTGTGTTAAGCGCATGCAACTTATAGATATTAACTTTTGGATGCCTGGAAACATTTTGGTGAAGGCTGATAAGATGACAATGGCAAATTCCATTGAGTTACGGGTTCCTTTCTTAGATATCAAGGTTTTTGACGTTGCAAGGAAAATCCCATCAGAATACAATATCACTCCTCAAACAACAAAAGTCATACTTCGAGAGGCCATTAAGGATTTTGTACCTGACCATATTATAAACAGACCAAAATTAGGCTTTCCTGTCCCCCTAGCCCATTGGATTAGAGGTGATTTTGGTAAGGAATGTATAAACTCAATAAGGGAGAGCAATATTGGTAAGTACATCAACTTGGAGTATGTGGAGAAACTGTACAATGATCATAAAAATGGTAGTGCAAATAATGCAAGAAAGATCTGGACTATATATATATTAGCTATGTGGTACAAAAGATTTATTCTAAGTGACATATTTTAG
- a CDS encoding chromate transporter, translating to MLLLQIFLSFFKIGIISFGGGYAMIPLIEREIIEVQGWLTSTEFLDIIAVAEMTPGPIAINSATYIGYTKANVLGSAVATFGVVLPSFMAMVILAYLINKTKHLPHVKGALRGIVSGVIALIGFATFRMAVGTGLATVDLDLPSVLVSFNIYNIVICIGAFFLLHYTKFHPVLLLISFGILGIIVF from the coding sequence ATGTTGCTACTTCAAATATTCCTTTCTTTCTTTAAGATAGGTATAATCAGCTTTGGTGGTGGCTATGCAATGATTCCCCTTATTGAAAGGGAAATCATTGAGGTCCAGGGGTGGCTAACCTCCACGGAGTTTTTAGATATAATAGCTGTTGCTGAGATGACACCAGGTCCCATAGCTATAAACTCTGCTACTTACATTGGATATACAAAGGCAAATGTTTTAGGGTCAGCTGTTGCAACTTTTGGTGTTGTATTACCTTCTTTTATGGCCATGGTAATCCTTGCTTACCTTATTAATAAAACTAAGCATCTTCCCCATGTTAAAGGAGCCCTAAGGGGTATCGTGTCAGGGGTTATAGCTTTAATTGGTTTTGCTACTTTTAGGATGGCAGTGGGCACTGGTTTAGCAACTGTAGATTTAGATCTTCCCTCTGTTTTGGTCAGTTTTAATATTTATAATATTGTTATATGCATTGGAGCCTTTTTTTTATTACATTATACTAAGTTCCATCCAGTTTTACTGCTGATATCTTTTGGTATTTTAGGTATCATAGTATTTTAA